In Bos indicus x Bos taurus breed Angus x Brahman F1 hybrid chromosome 23, Bos_hybrid_MaternalHap_v2.0, whole genome shotgun sequence, a single genomic region encodes these proteins:
- the LOC113882123 gene encoding olfactory receptor 2B11-like, translating to MELINKSHPEEFILLGFADRPWLELPLFIILLITYPMAMMGNIAIILVSKLDPRLHSPMYFFLTNLSFLDMCYTTSIVPQMLFNLGTSKKTISYVGCAVQLYFFHIMGGTECLLLAVMSFDRYVAICKPLHYTLIMNQRVCILLVATVWLSGMTYAVSEATVILQLPLCGHNTLDHLVCEIPVLIKTACGEKGANELTLSVVCIFFLAVPLCLILISYACIGHAVFKIRSLEGRKKAFGTCSSHLIVVFLFYGPAISMYLQPPSSISRGQPKFMALFYGVVTPTLNPFIYTLRNKDVKGALGNLMRSVFTCK from the coding sequence ATGGAACTAATTAACAAAAGCCATCCTGAAGAGTTTATTCTACTAGGCTTTGCTGACCGTCCTTGGCTAGAGCTTCCTCTATTCATTATTCTGCTTATAACATACCCCATGGCCATGATGGGAAACATAGCCATCATTCTGGTGTCCAAGTTAGACCCCCGTCTGCACAgccccatgtatttcttcctcacCAACCTCTCCTTTTTGGACATGTGCTACACCACAAGCATTGTCCCTCAGATGCTCTTTAACCTGGGAACGTCTAAGAAGACAATCAGCTATGTGGGGTGTGCAGTTCAGCTTTATTTCTTCCACATAATGGGGGGCACAGAATGTCTGCTTTTGGCTGTTATGTCTTTTGATcgctacgtggccatctgcaagcctctACACTACACCCTCATCATGAATCAGCGCGTCTGTATCTTATTAGTGGCCACCGTGTGGCTGAGTGGAATGACCTATGCTGTCTCAGAGGCCACTGTCATCTTACAGTTACCACTGTGTGGTCACAATACCCTGGATCACTTGGTATGTGAGATTCCTGTTCTGATAAAGACTGCCTGTGGCGAAAAGGGTGCTAATGAGCTCACACTCTCAGTggtatgcatttttttcttagcTGTGCCACTGTGCTTAATTCTTATTTCCTATGCTTGCATTGGACATGCTGTATTTAAGATTAGATctttggagggaaggaaaaaagctTTTGGGACATGTTCCTCCCATCTCATagtagttttcttattttatggTCCAGCCATTAGCATGTACCTTCAGCCCCCCTCTTCCATCTCAAGAGGCCAGCCCAAGTTCATGGCTCTCTTCTATGGAGTAGTGACTCCTACACTCAACCCTTTCATCTACACTCTGAGGAATAAAGATGTAAAGGGGGCACTGGGCAACCTCATGAGGAGTGTATTCACTTGCAAGTAA
- the LOC113882194 gene encoding putative olfactory receptor 2B3 — protein sequence MNWANESSPKEFVLLGFSDKPWLQKPLFILLLISYTTTIFGNVSIMMVCILDPKLHTPMYFFLTNLSILDLCYTTSTVPHMLMNISHNKKTISYAGCVAQLIIFLALGATECLLLAVMSFDRYVAICRPLHYVVIMNPWFCLRMIAFSWFTGFSNSVLQSSLTLNMPRCGHQEVDHFFCEVPALLKLSCADTKPIVAELFFFSVLILLIPVTLILISYGFIAQAVLRIKSAEGRRKAFGTCGSHMVVVSLFFGTGIYMYLQPPSSTSKDWGKIVSLFYGIFTPMLNPLIYSLRNKDMKEAFKRLMLLTFYYKK from the coding sequence ATGAATTGGGCAAATGAGAGCTCCCCAAAAGAATTTGTACTACTTGGCTTTTCAGACAAGCCCTGGCTACAAAAacctctttttattttactattaatatCATACACAACCACCATCTTTGGCAATGTGTCCATCATGATGGTGTGCATTCTGGATCCCAAGCTTCACACccccatgtatttctttcttactAATCTGTCCATCTTAGATCTCTGTTACACCACAAGCACAGTCCCTCATATGCTGATGAATATTTCTCACAATAAGAAGACCATCAGCTATGCTGGCTGTGTGGCCCAGCTCATCATCTTCCTGGCCCTGGGTGCTACTGAGTGTCTCCTCCTTGCTGTTATGTCCTTTGACAGGTATGTGGCGATTTGCAGACCCCTCCACTATGTTGTCATCATGAACCCTTGGTTCTGCTTGAGGATGATAGCCTTCTCCTGGTTCACTGGCTTCAGCAACTCAGTGCTGCAGTCCTCCTTGACCCTTAACATGCCACGGTGTGGTCATCAAGAAGTGGACCACTTTTTCTGTGAGGTTCCTGCCCTTCTCAAGTTGTCCTGTGCTGACACAAAGCCTATTGTTGCTGAGCTTTTTTTCTTCAGTGTGTTAATTCTGCTAATTCCAGTGACATTGATCCTCATCTCCTATGGCTTCATAGCTCAAGCAGTATTGAGAATCAAATCGGCAGAAGGACGACGGAAAGCTTTTGGGACGTGTGGGTCTCACATGGTtgtagtctctctcttttttggaacaggcatatacatgtatctacaaCCACCTTCTTCTACCTCTAAGGACTGGGGGAAAATCGTTTCTCTCTTCTATGGGATATTCACACCCATGTTGAACCCCCTCATCTATAGCCTTAGAAATAAAGATATGAAGGAAGCCTTTAAGAGGCTGATGCTGTTAACATTTTACTATAAGAAGTAA
- the LOC113881488 gene encoding olfactory receptor 2B11-like: protein MNAGNASTPKFFILLGFSDHPWLEMPLFTVVLAAYICTLVGNISIIVVSRVDPQLDSPMYFFLSNLSFLDVCFTTTTTPQLLLNLWGPDKSITYGGCVTQFYVFHFLGATECILLAMMSLDRYVAICKPLRYPFIMQQQLYIFLVVMAWLSGLANSLLQSSLTIQLPLCGNNKVDDFLCEVPVMIKMSCADTTFNVAMLSIVGTFYSLVPLSLILVSYGFIVATVLRIQSSEGKKKAFNTCSSHVIVVSLFYGPVISMYVQPSTNSQDKNKLMSLFYSLVTPMLNPFIYTLRNKDMKRAMTSLLVLLYHQRRE from the coding sequence ATGAATGCAGGCAATGCAAGCACGCCAAAGTTTTTCATTCTCTTGGGTTTCTCTGACCATCCCTGGTTGGAAATGCCACTCTTCACAGTAGTTCTTGCTGCTTACATCTGCACACTAGTGGGAAACATCTCGATTATTGTGGTATCCAGGGTAGATCCTCAACTTGACagccccatgtacttcttcctttccaacctcTCCTTCCTGGACGTTTGTTTTACTACAACCACCACCCCTCAACTGCTGCTGAACCTCTGGGGCCCAGATAAGTCTATCACTTATGGAGGCTGTGTGACCCAGTTTTATGTATTTCACTTCCTGGGAGCCACTGAATGCATCCTCTTAGCTATGATGTCCTTGGATCGTtacgtggccatctgcaagccttTGAGGTACCCATTTATCATGCAACAGCAACTCTATATCTTCCTAGTGGTCATGGCATGGCTAAGTGGTTTGGCTAACTCCTTGCTTCAGTCATCCCTCACCATCCAGCTGCCACTTTGTGGCAACAACAAGGTAGATGACTTCCTGTGTGAGGTCCCAGTGATGATCAAGATGTCATGTGCTGACACCACATTCAATGTAGCTATGCTCTCTATTGTGGGCACTTTCTATTCCCTGGTTCCCTTGTCACTTATTCTTGTCTCCTACGGGTTCATTGTAGCTACAGTGCTCAGAATTCAGTCCTCAGAGGGAAAGAAGAAGGCCTTTAACACATGTAGTTCTCATGTTATTGTTGTATCTCTCTTCTATGGACCGGTAATTAGCATGTATGTGCAACCTTCTACTAATTCCCAGGATAAGAACAAACTAATGTCCCTTTTCTACAGTTTGGTAACTCCTATGCTTAATccttttatttatactttaaggaacaaagacatgaaaagggCAATGACAAGTCTTCTTGTCTTATTGTACCATCAAAGAAGAGAATAA